The DNA sequence GAGTCTGTCAGTGGAATTCAGCCTGAAAAATACTGAGTCCTCAAATTTCCATGTGAAATAATCTAAAGCAAATCGATGAATTATCAGTTTTCTGTTAGAATGTCACATAAACCTGATTCCGGCTTCAGTAAGCCTAAACATGCTCACTGCTCCGAGAGCTAACATCAACCTGAGTCAGTGGGGCAGGTTCATGCAGACCTTCCCTTCTTGTAAAAGTCATCTTTCCAACACCATACCTGCAGTTTGTACGGTTTTTCTGTCAAGTATTGTCTCAAAGAATATTTATAGTGAACGCAGAGGGTTCATGGGTGGTTATGTGTACATACAATTTGATATATAGGGTGACTTTGGGTCATCTGGGACATCTaagcttcagtctgtttattaAGTTAAGTTAGCATGgatatcatgtgactgaaatcaaatgaattcatgGGGTGATGTCCCAGAAAGGGGCGGGGTAAATGTCAATCAGAGGCCCAcccctgacaaggtcagtgacATAAGATTAATGTTGAGGATATAAATCTGTcataaataagacaatgttCCTAATTGTTTTCAAACtatgtttgtgatgtattcaagcaacaaaatatgcattCAGTTGTTTAAAATGGGTtttaattttgttaattttttcaaacattttgtatCTGTCCCACTCTTCAAACATGATTGATAATATGGGACAACATgctttgggtaatctgggacatcTAAGTGCTCTAGATGGGGAAATATGCTTTTAGGGAGttcctgaagtaaaaaaaagacaaaccaaaGAGATGTAGAATATgatctgcagttgtcagacaggagttcattgtaaatacagtctgtccctgtctgtcaaAACTAACCTATCAGTTAGTTTTCTATgacagagatgatccaaaaagcacagaagagtCTGTCCTGGTCTGCAGCCaccaaacatgtggagaagacaatgggCTGGTCGATGATTCTATTCAAttaagtttatttgtatagcaccaaatcaaaatatacattatctcaaggcactttacatcgATGGCAGGATGATGGTCTCTCACCTTCAATGACGAATGATGGATACTGAATGaatgatgttttattgttgcttgctgttgattgaattttaatagaattttttttaaatgtgattaacctttaatagaatgttttgattattttaaaatgtctttatgaaaataatattacttttatatgttaatattaattaatgacATCTCTgtgaataatatacattttcttacaCCAATTTATCTTGAGCACATTTCCCTTACGTTGACATGTTCAGGAAAAAGGAATCAGAGTTTGGAGAAaaatttatttagaaaatccaTCATGAATGCAGTACAGCATTTTAACTGGCAGGTTCTGCCCAGCACTTGATTATCtaaaagcaaatgaaaataaaaataaaaaaagaacatcaaATCATACTTAGAAAGAGTTTAAATAAAGGTGACACCTTGATTAAGGAAAGGTTTGTGAGGTGGAGGGACTCGCTCCTGTCAAATCTCTCCATCACACCTTTTCattcaaaaactgaaaaatgatcaTGTCTACGTCTACACTTTGACATGCGCATATATTGTGTTTCTCTAGAAATGGCATTGGGAAAAATATCACTGTAAACCCCCAAAGTTCTACTCACGTATCATCACTGCTTTTCAGTCTGTGTGCCATTACACTACAGCAGGTTATTCTACAGTACATCAACAGGATCGTGATAACAGTGTAAATATACAGGCAATGCTTTTACCCAAAGCAGCACAGGATGAAGGAtgtaaagtgaataaaatgtcCGATTTCATAGAATCACAGAACACAGAGCGCAAACTGGAGCTCCTGAATTCATCCTCAACCATCAGTCCATACTGCTGCAGTAGCTACTGCTATTGTTGCCATACTATTCGAAATTAAATATCAATCCATGAACATGTATAAGACAAACAGGACTGTATGTACAGGTTGCATGACCAGATTGTCTTGTCCAGCGTCAGCAGGAGTGTGCAGCAGATTGTCTACTGTTCATGTTGTGAGGAGCGGGTGACATTTTAAAGCTGAGAgttgtgtgtttcagcaggaATCAAGTCAAGATGCAGTACTGACACATGAGGAATCAACAAGCGTCATAGAACAGAGGCTCCTGATACATAATACCCCATTTACACCTGGCCTGACCACATTGAACACAAGTGTAAATGCTGTTGCGTTGTCAATCCAAGCACAACAACGACATGGATGGAAATATTAATCACAACTACTAAGGCTAGCAGCAGCTAGCAGCCATTAAACACAGGAAGTCATTCTCTCAGTCCTCATGTTATTCGAGTCACCTGTGGATGGAGTGAAGACGAAACCAATCACAGATGGTTAGAATCTTCTatctattgttgttgtttttgtggacCTGTGCAATGAGGGGAGGGGGTGATGTGACCTGACACATCCCATCTCAAACTGGAGACACATTAATACCAGGTGTAAATGTACTCATATCTAGATACAACCGAGATAAGAAACATATATTATCACCAGGTGTAAATGAGGTACCTGTAATGCTCACGATGCCTcagttaccatgacaacaatACTTCTGTCCTGAGTAGTACTGCAACCTAAACTCAGCTAAAACTAATAATACAAAGAGGAACGTGAAAAGCTTTTAATAATTTTGGTTTTGCTGgagcagaaatgtgtgtgtgattgttaaAAAGGTGAGGTGTGACACCCTGTGCTCCACATGGCTGTCTTTGGTCTCAGAGGAGAGACTGCCCCCTTCCTGTGAAGGAGTGAACTTCAAGCTTGTCAGAGAGTAAGAGTGTACACCTGAGATTCAGATCCAACAGCAGCTGGGAAGTCTGTAGCCTCTCCAAGTGTATCTGTATTAGCCTGGTGACATTCTTGTCCTTAGGTATGAGGGGATGTCTTGCTGAGCTTGGGTTCATATTACTGAGCTGTTGTCCTGATCCTCAGACCTTCTCAGGAGACTGTCCTCGGAGGCCAGGTCCATGTCCAAAAAGTCAACCTGGTTGTTGTCCTGTGACATTCggtcctcctcgtcctccatgCTCTTGCTGTTGTTTCTGCTCTTTGATCGGCACATGCCGGATTTGGCCGGGCCAACTAGAGCCAAGCAGATGGCACTGAGCCCTATGCCCACAGCACAGGAGTAGAAGGCAGCGCCGTAGTTCTGTGTGATATCCACCAACACACCTGGAGAACAGATGAGACAGCTGTCAGAATCTACAGTCTTTTCATatgagtgaaaacacacagaagtcaAATAAGTAGTAGTTTTTACCTCCTAGCGGCGGTCCGGCCAGCCCAGCAAAGCTCTGGATGAAAACATACACTCCTATAGATGCCGGCATCTTCTGGATGCCCACCACATCCTCCTCTGCCAGCATGGGGATGTGTGTGGATGCCACGGTGCCCATGAAGTAGCCATAGAGGGCGCAGCAGACCACCAAGCCCCAGAACTCCCACACATTAGCAAAGGCCACAAGAACCAGGcacaaacaaatcacacacCCCAACAACACCAGGGTCTTCCTGCAGCTGACTTTGTTCAACACCACCCCAATGGACAGGCGACCAAATATCTCAGCCACTGCCATCACAGAGAGCATGTAAGAGGCCATGCTGGGCTCCACGCCGCGGCTCTTGCTCAGTTCAATGATGTAGAGCTGTGGGGCGAAGAAGCCCAGCGTGGCAAACAGGCCAAACAAGGAGTACCAGATAAATCCACCATCTTTAAGCATAGAGAAGTCCAGGAGATTGGGGCTGGAGGGCTTGAGAGGAcctgcctccacctctgcccGCTCCACCTCGTCCTTCTCCTTGACTGGTGTGGGAGGTGACAGCTCCTGACCCTCTTTGTCCTGCACCTCCATCTCCACCGGGGCCTTTTTTTCTGCTCCTGCTGTCCTCAAGTCTACGtttgaggcagagagagaggtgacGCCTGAGTCATCCGAAACTCCGGAACTGATGGAGGTTCTGGTTTGTTCGTTCTCCAGCTCGTAAGatgactgcagctgcttcagagAGAGCGAGTCTTTGTCCGATTCATTGTCCTCCTTTACAAGTTTCGGCTCAATAATGATTGGACAAAGGAGAAGtccacagccaatcacagaAGCCTGAAAGATGCCGAGGACAACCAAACAGTAGCGCCAGCCAATGTGTACTTTCAGTGTAGTTAAGGctgtggagagatggagaagacAGTACAGGTAACTTTTATTGTTGTTCTCTTATTTATTCTCACTCAAGGTCCACTTTTCAACCCTGTCTCTACATTGATTgattctgatgttctcctttacacgtggcatctattgcacttctgtccgtcctgggagagggatccctcacatgtggctctctctgaggtttctacattctttttaccctgttaaaaggtttttgttgACAGTTGTCATAAGGTTTGGATTAAGctactgctaatgctaacacaacatttatgctgctgctgctccacattaAAAGACTTTGAGTGGTGAAACACAGAATGGCCTTTATTGTGATATTCACAATtcacattcacttcctgattggctCAGATTTATCTGTGTTGTaattaaaaattcaaattcaaatccaGAAGGGAGAATAATTAAAACTCCTCAGCaagaaaacaactttacatGCTGCGCTGATGTCACATTATCATGTGACCAAATAAGCACTGAGTAACAGCTGTGGGACTGTAAGTGAGCAAACTTCATCCACTGAATCAGACTGTGAGATGTGGTTGAAAGCCTCAGAAAAAGCTAGGTCAATATTGGAGTAATTTAACACATGATTCTATTCATTATGGCTTGATGAGTCATGATAAAAGGCCCTGTTTGAATGTACACTCACCTGGAGCAAATGCAAATATGGCGAGGGATTCTCCTGAGGAAGCAGCGGAGGTGACGAGAGCTCGCCGTCTGGAGAAGTACTGGGCTAAGATGGTGACCGTTGGGAGGAAGGTGAGGCAGTATCCGAGGCCTGTGGACAAataggagaaaagaaaaaggggacaTGACAGCCACCTGCCGCATGGTAGGAACACTGCAtgggtcaaagatcaaggtgtCAGGTCACTCCTTTTTCAAAGGTGGCCGGCTGCTTGAGATGACTGAGCTTTGCCACAGCTTCTGCTTAAAGACAAAGGGCatgtaaagacaaaaaagagagagacagggggagagtTTAGAAATGGTCAGGTTAGCTGTGGTCCTTTTTCAGAGTCAGACATGGTATTCACGGTGGGAGGGCTAGCAGTGCTTTCTGTCCAaggaaaaaacaagttaatgtGCTCTGATGCAAAACACATTCCACCAATTTGCTCATTATCCAATCAATTCAGTCAATTTATTCCTTCCTCCCGAGACACTTCCTGTTCCATCAGTCCCGATCTGAAAGTTAATTTAGAAGAGGATGACTGCTGCTCCAGTTTTTCAGCTCAGTCCTTCCTAGAGAGTTATGAGAACAGAGTCAACCTCACTGTCTGCTGTTTACAGGAGGCTGTCCACCTCTCTCTCATTGGACAGTTCTGCAAGAAACAGACTGGGGCAGACTTTGTTGTGGACACTGCTAGGAGTCCCTTCAGTTCATGACAGGGTGATAAACAAGGCATACACATCTGCAGGAGTAAAACAGTCAATCCGTCACTGACATTCTGCAATGACACACAAAGGCTACGTCCACTATGAAGTTTTTATTctaaaacaaaagagaaatctAAGCTAAAAAAGTTTAGCTTCGCTCCGTTATAGAAATAATCTCCGTCATACTAGCATACCTGaaaacacatgtcaca is a window from the Hippoglossus hippoglossus isolate fHipHip1 chromosome 8, fHipHip1.pri, whole genome shotgun sequence genome containing:
- the slc16a6b gene encoding solute carrier family 16 member 6b; translated protein: MTAPNSKGCLGPKVYPEVPDGGWGWAVAGAFFFVEICTYGTLKCLGVFLQDLMEEFGESNSRVSWVISICVFIFTFTAPLSTLLSNRFGYRPVVMIGGFLISLGTISSAFTNSINEMYITIGIVSGLGYCLTFLPTVTILAQYFSRRRALVTSAASSGESLAIFAFAPALTTLKVHIGWRYCLVVLGIFQASVIGCGLLLCPIIIEPKLVKEDNESDKDSLSLKQLQSSYELENEQTRTSISSGVSDDSGVTSLSASNVDLRTAGAEKKAPVEMEVQDKEGQELSPPTPVKEKDEVERAEVEAGPLKPSSPNLLDFSMLKDGGFIWYSLFGLFATLGFFAPQLYIIELSKSRGVEPSMASYMLSVMAVAEIFGRLSIGVVLNKVSCRKTLVLLGCVICLCLVLVAFANVWEFWGLVVCCALYGYFMGTVASTHIPMLAEEDVVGIQKMPASIGVYVFIQSFAGLAGPPLGGVLVDITQNYGAAFYSCAVGIGLSAICLALVGPAKSGMCRSKSRNNSKSMEDEEDRMSQDNNQVDFLDMDLASEDSLLRRSEDQDNSSVI